Proteins from one Neorhodopirellula lusitana genomic window:
- a CDS encoding MarR family winged helix-turn-helix transcriptional regulator: MHFDSESSPGFAIGRVAYQIRAGMAAVLKSAGWPFSPEETQTLITLSDAGEPLSMNELASLMIRDPTTVKRQLDRLVEQKFVERSASSEDARIVMVGLTRLGQQKLQTVLPLLDDLRKTTLKGISKSELEATQNVLRKMQKNLTKHMSKE; encoded by the coding sequence ATGCACTTTGATTCGGAATCGTCGCCGGGATTCGCAATCGGGCGAGTTGCATATCAGATTCGTGCGGGAATGGCGGCGGTGCTGAAGAGTGCCGGTTGGCCGTTTTCGCCAGAAGAAACCCAAACGCTCATCACTCTGTCGGATGCTGGTGAGCCGCTAAGCATGAACGAGTTGGCGTCGTTGATGATTCGTGATCCTACAACAGTGAAACGCCAGTTGGATCGACTCGTTGAACAGAAGTTTGTTGAGCGTAGCGCGTCGAGCGAAGACGCTCGCATCGTGATGGTCGGACTGACTCGTCTTGGCCAGCAGAAACTTCAAACCGTCCTGCCACTGCTAGACGACTTGCGAAAAACGACATTGAAGGGCATCTCGAAGTCGGAGCTGGAAGCGACACAGAACGTGCTGCGGAAGATGCAGAAGAACCTAACCAAACACATGTCGAAGGAATAG
- a CDS encoding MDR family oxidoreductase, producing the protein MTFKALVVEQSGEAEVSATVQQLTEDRLPSGNVTVAVEFSTVNYKDGLCLQPKNGLVREYPHVPGIDFAGTVETSDDLRYKPGDQVVLTGWRVGETHWGGLSQKARVNADWLVPLPDGLTTKQAMAIGTAGFAAVLAVVALEDHGLKPDRGEVLVTGAAGGVGSIATAILGNLGYEVAAVTGRPETEDYLKSLGASRIVARSDIDTVTKRPLESETWAGCVDAVGGEMLARVIGQMKYGGSVAAVGLAGGAKLPTSVIPFLLRGVNLLGIDSVMQPYENRLRAWQRIATDLPLKKLDAMTHSATLADVPTLATEILKGNIRGRVVVDVNH; encoded by the coding sequence ATGACATTCAAAGCTCTTGTTGTTGAACAATCCGGCGAAGCCGAAGTCTCTGCTACCGTTCAGCAGTTGACCGAAGATCGATTGCCCAGCGGCAACGTCACGGTCGCTGTTGAGTTCTCGACCGTCAACTACAAGGACGGGTTGTGCTTGCAGCCCAAAAATGGACTCGTGCGTGAATACCCGCATGTGCCGGGAATCGACTTTGCGGGAACGGTCGAAACGTCCGACGATCTTCGCTACAAACCCGGCGACCAAGTCGTGCTGACCGGTTGGCGCGTCGGTGAGACGCATTGGGGTGGGCTTTCCCAAAAAGCTCGCGTCAACGCCGATTGGCTGGTGCCGCTTCCCGATGGCCTGACAACCAAGCAAGCGATGGCCATTGGAACCGCCGGTTTCGCAGCGGTCCTTGCGGTTGTCGCTTTGGAAGACCACGGGCTGAAACCCGATCGGGGAGAAGTGCTGGTTACGGGAGCCGCCGGAGGTGTTGGCTCGATTGCGACTGCCATCCTCGGAAATCTCGGATACGAAGTCGCCGCGGTAACGGGCCGGCCGGAGACCGAAGATTACTTGAAGTCACTCGGTGCCAGTCGCATCGTTGCTCGCAGCGACATCGACACGGTTACCAAGCGACCGTTGGAATCGGAAACATGGGCGGGCTGCGTTGACGCCGTCGGCGGCGAAATGCTGGCGCGTGTGATCGGTCAAATGAAGTACGGCGGATCGGTCGCCGCAGTTGGACTGGCTGGCGGCGCGAAACTACCGACCAGCGTGATCCCGTTTCTGCTTCGCGGAGTCAATTTGCTTGGCATCGATAGCGTGATGCAGCCGTATGAAAACCGCTTAAGAGCATGGCAACGCATCGCCACCGATCTGCCGCTGAAGAAACTCGACGCGATGACCCACTCGGCAACTTTGGCGGATGTGCCAACGCTGGCGACTGAGATATTGAAAGGCAATATCAGGGGTCGCGTCGTTGTCGATGTGAATCATTAG
- a CDS encoding GNAT family N-acetyltransferase, which translates to MMSQQTVKTRVAMEKDRDAILAVHMNAFGEGEGPVIVMLVDEMLDDVSGEPMLSLVAETDDGLVGHLLFTSVKIEPDHSHISARILAPLAVVQNRQRQGIGGRLIQAGLRQLTGSGVDLVFVLGYPDYYSRFGFKPAGVQGLQAIYPIPPQSADAWMVAEMTPGTIENCKGTVRCSKALDHPKYWI; encoded by the coding sequence ATGATGTCGCAACAGACAGTGAAGACTCGCGTCGCCATGGAGAAGGACCGAGATGCGATTCTCGCAGTGCACATGAACGCCTTCGGTGAGGGCGAAGGACCGGTGATCGTCATGCTGGTCGATGAGATGCTCGATGACGTTTCTGGCGAACCAATGCTATCGCTTGTCGCTGAAACAGATGACGGATTGGTAGGCCACCTTCTATTTACATCTGTAAAAATCGAACCAGACCATAGCCACATCAGTGCAAGGATTCTTGCGCCGCTGGCCGTTGTTCAGAATCGACAACGTCAGGGAATTGGCGGGCGATTGATACAAGCAGGGTTACGCCAGTTGACCGGCTCTGGCGTCGATCTCGTCTTTGTCCTCGGCTATCCCGACTACTACTCTCGCTTCGGGTTCAAGCCCGCCGGCGTTCAAGGTCTTCAAGCAATCTACCCGATCCCACCACAAAGCGCAGATGCGTGGATGGTGGCTGAAATGACGCCCGGCACGATTGAAAATTGCAAGGGAACCGTCCGCTGCTCGAAAGCTTTGGACCATCCGAAATATTGGATCTAG
- a CDS encoding GNAT family N-acetyltransferase: MSEIILRPATIDDGEDIVALNAASVAVTSPMDNRRFRQLFDGCAITMVADIDGRVAGFLMGFTDDSVYDNGNYRWSAERLKRFVYIDRVVVSEACRSFGVGHAFYSHIQFWAKNSDLLSIAAEMDVDPPNTVSLNFHPKAGFVQIGTRSLDSGKVVSMQIRCL; encoded by the coding sequence ATGAGTGAAATAATTCTTCGCCCCGCAACGATCGATGATGGTGAGGATATCGTTGCGTTAAACGCCGCTTCAGTCGCCGTAACCAGCCCGATGGACAATAGACGCTTTCGGCAACTGTTCGACGGATGCGCGATCACTATGGTTGCTGACATTGATGGACGGGTGGCTGGCTTTCTAATGGGCTTTACGGACGACAGCGTCTACGACAACGGCAACTATCGCTGGTCCGCAGAACGGCTCAAACGGTTTGTCTATATCGATCGAGTCGTTGTTTCAGAAGCCTGTCGCAGTTTCGGCGTTGGCCATGCGTTTTACTCTCACATTCAGTTTTGGGCGAAGAATTCCGATCTGCTATCGATCGCAGCCGAGATGGATGTCGATCCGCCGAATACCGTCTCATTGAACTTTCACCCAAAGGCAGGATTCGTACAAATCGGAACACGGTCGCTAGACAGCGGTAAAGTCGTATCGATGCAGATACGGTGCCTTTAA
- a CDS encoding alkyl/aryl-sulfatase yields MKTLVITLCLLVTAAGVASGQTQVEPDTALRMLNAQQQQFEKGVVKVADNVYTAVGFHGANTSMIVGTDGVIIVDTLFGPTSAAKAAEAFRQYSDQPVKAIIYTHSHGDHIGGASAFVGDEKPDIYGTETFGSAEGVNKAVDPVKQKRNIRQFGRNLSSSEIINRGVTPAGTDDGDRGKGFLPPTVTVPSSGLKTTIAGVEIEFHIGPGETDDAMFIWLPKEKVLLAGDNFYSSFPNLYAIRGTAYRDVLNWSESVGKMAALKPHVVVPGHTMPIQGQEAATTALTDYSEAIRSVYDQTVRGINAGKGPDQLAHEVKLPEHLKDKPYLIEFYGTVPHAVRAIYSGLLGWYDGNPTTLSPMEPKLKASKIAQLAGGTQKLTERMNTALAEQDFQWALELSDHLKWLDDGDLKLARKVKIEALRGLAAREFNAPNRNYYLSYANELESGQLSEVWF; encoded by the coding sequence ATGAAAACTCTTGTCATTACTCTTTGCCTCTTGGTAACGGCTGCTGGCGTTGCCAGCGGACAAACGCAGGTCGAGCCCGACACGGCACTTCGGATGCTCAATGCTCAGCAGCAACAGTTCGAGAAGGGAGTTGTCAAAGTTGCGGACAACGTTTACACCGCGGTTGGGTTTCACGGAGCGAACACCTCAATGATCGTCGGAACGGACGGCGTGATTATCGTCGATACTCTTTTCGGTCCAACCAGTGCAGCCAAAGCGGCTGAGGCTTTTCGGCAATACAGCGACCAGCCGGTCAAGGCGATCATCTACACTCACAGCCATGGCGATCACATTGGTGGAGCCAGTGCCTTTGTCGGCGATGAGAAACCGGACATCTATGGCACGGAGACCTTTGGTTCGGCCGAGGGCGTCAACAAAGCGGTTGATCCGGTAAAGCAGAAGCGAAATATTCGCCAATTCGGACGGAATCTGTCGTCGTCGGAGATTATCAACCGCGGTGTTACACCGGCGGGTACAGACGATGGCGATCGCGGCAAAGGATTCCTTCCACCGACCGTCACCGTTCCCAGCAGCGGACTCAAAACGACGATCGCGGGTGTCGAAATCGAATTCCATATCGGCCCAGGGGAAACCGACGACGCGATGTTTATCTGGCTCCCGAAGGAGAAGGTGTTGCTGGCGGGCGACAATTTTTACAGCTCCTTTCCCAACCTGTATGCAATCCGGGGCACGGCCTATCGCGACGTGCTGAATTGGTCCGAAAGCGTCGGGAAGATGGCCGCGTTGAAACCACACGTTGTCGTTCCTGGCCACACGATGCCCATTCAAGGACAGGAAGCGGCTACGACGGCACTTACGGACTACAGCGAAGCGATTCGCAGTGTGTACGACCAAACGGTGCGGGGAATCAACGCCGGAAAAGGTCCCGACCAACTCGCTCACGAAGTCAAACTACCTGAGCATCTAAAAGACAAACCGTATCTCATCGAGTTCTACGGCACGGTGCCGCATGCGGTCCGAGCCATCTATTCAGGCCTGTTGGGCTGGTACGACGGAAACCCGACGACGCTGAGTCCGATGGAACCTAAGTTGAAAGCGAGCAAGATTGCTCAGCTCGCCGGTGGCACGCAAAAGTTGACCGAGCGAATGAATACTGCATTGGCAGAGCAAGACTTCCAATGGGCATTGGAGTTGTCGGATCATTTGAAATGGTTGGACGACGGTGATTTGAAACTGGCCCGCAAAGTAAAGATCGAGGCACTGCGAGGATTGGCGGCACGCGAGTTCAACGCACCGAACCGTAACTATTACCTCAGCTATGCCAATGAGCTTGAGTCAGGCCAGTTGAGTGAAGTGTGGTTTTAG